The following proteins come from a genomic window of Myroides odoratus DSM 2801:
- a CDS encoding AraC family transcriptional regulator, which produces MPDKIHNYSIQDMLQLLEHDFQESGLYVDFKQYLSDHPLQHPYRTANYTILLILEGNMTVQLDLNKHELQQNALVIVPPQTVIYFKKFSVDLVFITLSFDKTFAITHTQNEKSDFSLLASSKVHHLLLNDIQLKTLVNLCELVDQKNKQKSDFQYYLTSIQHLFALILLELKAISQHQNLILHEHISRKEQLTLLFLEALQTHFRTEKQVRFYAAELCVSDRYLAKVIKEVTSKTIGELIDQAIIIEVQLLLTNTTLTIMEIADELHFNSTSFFGKFFKRKVGCSPGQYRKQF; this is translated from the coding sequence ATGCCTGATAAAATTCACAACTATTCCATTCAAGACATGCTCCAATTACTTGAACATGATTTTCAAGAAAGTGGATTGTATGTTGATTTCAAGCAATACCTATCGGATCATCCCCTTCAACACCCCTATCGAACAGCTAATTATACCATACTACTTATTCTTGAAGGAAATATGACGGTTCAACTTGATTTAAACAAGCATGAACTGCAGCAAAACGCATTGGTCATCGTTCCGCCGCAAACCGTCATCTACTTTAAAAAATTCAGTGTTGATTTAGTATTTATTACCTTGAGTTTTGACAAGACCTTTGCCATTACGCATACACAAAATGAAAAAAGCGATTTCAGCTTACTTGCGTCATCCAAAGTTCATCATCTGCTATTGAATGACATACAGCTGAAAACATTAGTCAACCTATGTGAACTAGTGGATCAAAAAAACAAACAGAAAAGCGATTTTCAATACTATCTTACCTCCATACAGCATCTATTTGCCTTAATTTTACTTGAACTAAAAGCCATTAGTCAACACCAAAATCTTATTTTACACGAACATATTTCAAGAAAAGAACAGCTCACCTTGCTGTTTTTAGAAGCTTTACAAACGCATTTTAGAACCGAAAAACAAGTTCGTTTTTACGCTGCTGAACTCTGCGTCTCGGATCGTTATTTAGCCAAAGTAATCAAAGAAGTAACCTCCAAAACGATTGGAGAATTAATTGATCAGGCTATTATAATAGAAGTTCAGCTCTTGTTGACCAATACAACACTCACCATAATGGAAATAGCGGATGAATTACACTTCAACAGTACTTCCTTCTTTGGCAAGTTTTTCAAAAGAAAAGTAGGTTGTTCGCCAGGTCAATACAGAAAGCAATTTTAA
- a CDS encoding PKD domain-containing protein: protein MTNTTTRSSTRAFWLILLVALWSLGLKAQIYPNPVLVWDKEVGCIEYYEKMDQDNYNLYEQIAYGVCLRVCENSIVSYILNDREVVSVDWEVTGGELQRNTNRLAIIKWGAYGNGSLTAHITYTNGHVESLALCVEKILSPKALFQVDGIQPEQNQFCVDMPISFDNLSNNNGGTDIVNYLWDFGDGTTSSTFEPTHTYTREGVYNVKLTVTNSCNCSTTYEKKFSIKPEKIFEITCPSIVCEYSTETYSVNDGCGGKWEVKGGRILNNHDTSIEVTWDNIDPLDGFGYISYLSNCACPVWSTVKVPVIVRKGKIKGPQIVCQDEQSLFSMPQWPTTEFEWMINGNPNHPMLAHTDQRNEIFVNGTQPGTYTLSVRYKNTLLAEMKCEGEAVMSFTIAPKPEIVTNSERTICRFTPQRFDVSNGAPVQWTVTRNGATVYTFNGSSMQYNFPESGTHIITASYNGCVTDPVIRDVIDSGEINGTIEGPTKVCFNTPYTYTISENEPGFTYVWSITGGSIIGTSAGTSVDVEFRTAGTISVVRQKIQNGVVCSSEPVTLNVQGIKYDPRIINDSGLLKFCQSSSETFSLDLDGVTPDHIAWSITAESGQTNFASIINGINSNRVSVNFHNISASGRFGILKVELTKCGTVTTRTYRVELAEQPTLTVDPVPGICPESNSFNLRVSTPPPFTSGFVRISLDGDQLSDPIPYTSGQYITVPHNFDNDSDITITKSLTVLLETCGYTVTSSQTLIIFPSTKIYITPSYDIFLCPGDSAQLYSSISTGSTASASYRWYKDNVPLNVTTSNITVSSGGTYRLQVTDINGCITYSDDIYVTESCPELVPGGCTISPTPTITVAPRWASCNEMRADLTYTGNPTYFNWKGLSRYLKLDPATQNTPNARFTTDVPGLHRGSVNIGYGDCKTTRYFNIVKNYKAEMDITIACGANNNYNVTLRNKSKIFDIQLGDITFNYTGGPNNRNVSNNTGASYTDTNVAPGGTYYYTLKLSSPGKPDCSVVVSVTIPPTPNVVLPPDPTVYCTDDVITLSAPDYTPSSQYRWFFNGTSYTTREKDIELQFPAPGDNRIYLEVTNRYGCTYRSNTIILKTHQADFRRGDINPNPADFCVVNGVPLSFTLTEFYNSTLTDIIWMRDDQEVGTGMTYQPLRSGSYWPVLIDQFGCKSYEMSLFSKNYKLRQLPFVMISGKTTVCFGESLTLTGITTDDNLEYRWEGTQVPANLSNWSTLEGNKRLNISTLTPGTYEYTFYTRVTHDASCENSETITVNVYPEVPRPTISYTVVNCQPYTLRLTAIGPNQGMYNWSNGMSGKTIEVHHGGAYSVTYTTIEGCSATGSIQAPHNPERSLWVVPQGCYTVCNAYLLGPLGQYQRYEWQLNGNTTQSGSNGFIPNQPIQNGGAYQLFITQQGCTYGSAIPTITFNPIACPQQECPWKVTIETIDKFPGGLRYFVRIDNHSGSAQTIHLSSVNGYGTFAPATHAIGIGTTTFVVDFYINGTYTPGVMDQFIISGANCMYTVKLRLDETERGSYALEAPSLLLSPNPTRDVTTAVYNIGTSHENAQYLVVYDLLGVQRYKQKIKEQQAEVVVAIGHLAQGTYLISLEADGKRIATEKLIKK from the coding sequence ATGACAAACACTACAACACGTAGCAGTACAAGAGCCTTTTGGCTCATTTTACTCGTAGCGCTGTGGTCTTTAGGACTAAAAGCGCAAATTTACCCTAATCCTGTCCTTGTTTGGGATAAAGAAGTAGGCTGTATTGAATACTATGAAAAAATGGATCAAGACAATTACAATTTGTATGAACAAATTGCCTATGGCGTTTGTCTACGAGTTTGTGAAAACAGTATCGTCTCCTACATACTTAACGACAGAGAAGTCGTTTCAGTAGATTGGGAGGTCACAGGAGGCGAATTGCAACGAAATACGAATAGATTAGCCATTATCAAATGGGGTGCCTATGGAAATGGAAGTCTTACCGCACACATTACCTACACGAATGGCCACGTAGAGTCGCTTGCCTTATGTGTTGAAAAAATCTTAAGTCCAAAAGCACTATTTCAAGTTGATGGGATTCAACCTGAACAAAATCAGTTTTGTGTTGACATGCCCATCTCTTTTGATAATCTATCCAACAACAATGGGGGAACGGATATCGTCAATTACCTTTGGGATTTTGGAGATGGAACAACCTCTAGCACCTTCGAACCCACGCACACCTATACCAGAGAAGGAGTTTACAATGTCAAACTCACTGTTACCAATAGTTGTAATTGCAGTACTACCTATGAGAAAAAATTCAGCATAAAACCAGAAAAAATATTTGAAATCACGTGTCCTAGTATCGTCTGTGAATACAGCACTGAGACTTATAGTGTGAATGACGGATGTGGAGGAAAATGGGAAGTGAAGGGTGGTCGTATCCTTAATAATCACGACACATCTATAGAAGTTACTTGGGATAATATCGATCCTTTAGATGGTTTTGGTTATATCAGTTACCTTTCCAATTGTGCTTGTCCGGTTTGGAGTACAGTAAAAGTGCCTGTAATTGTTAGAAAAGGAAAAATAAAAGGACCTCAAATTGTCTGTCAAGATGAGCAGAGCCTTTTCTCAATGCCACAATGGCCTACAACTGAATTTGAGTGGATGATTAACGGCAATCCTAATCACCCTATGTTAGCTCATACGGATCAACGAAATGAAATTTTTGTTAATGGCACACAACCTGGTACTTATACCTTAAGTGTACGCTATAAAAACACCTTACTAGCTGAAATGAAATGTGAGGGTGAAGCCGTAATGTCTTTCACTATTGCACCAAAACCAGAAATTGTTACAAATTCAGAGCGTACTATCTGTCGTTTCACTCCACAACGTTTTGATGTTAGTAATGGTGCTCCTGTACAATGGACTGTTACTCGTAATGGTGCCACAGTATATACCTTTAATGGAAGTAGTATGCAATACAATTTTCCAGAGAGTGGTACACATATCATTACCGCCAGCTATAACGGCTGTGTAACGGACCCTGTTATCCGAGATGTCATTGACAGTGGTGAAATAAATGGCACAATTGAAGGACCAACTAAAGTGTGTTTTAACACCCCTTATACCTATACAATCTCAGAAAATGAACCTGGTTTTACATACGTTTGGAGTATTACAGGAGGAAGTATCATCGGAACTAGTGCAGGAACTTCTGTGGATGTAGAATTTAGAACCGCAGGAACCATTAGCGTTGTTCGCCAAAAAATCCAAAACGGCGTGGTTTGTAGTTCTGAACCCGTTACATTAAATGTTCAGGGAATTAAATATGATCCACGCATTATTAATGACAGTGGATTACTAAAATTCTGTCAAAGTAGTAGTGAAACCTTTTCACTTGATCTAGATGGTGTAACTCCAGATCATATTGCTTGGAGTATAACAGCAGAATCTGGACAAACCAATTTTGCTAGTATAATTAATGGAATCAACAGCAATAGAGTATCTGTTAATTTCCACAACATCAGTGCAAGTGGTCGATTTGGTATACTAAAAGTTGAATTGACAAAATGTGGTACTGTGACAACGCGAACCTATCGCGTTGAACTAGCAGAACAACCCACATTAACGGTAGATCCTGTTCCTGGAATCTGTCCAGAGAGTAACTCTTTTAATCTTAGAGTAAGTACTCCTCCTCCTTTTACTTCTGGTTTTGTACGAATCAGTTTAGATGGAGATCAACTTTCCGATCCAATCCCTTATACTAGTGGTCAATATATCACAGTACCTCATAATTTTGATAATGATAGCGATATTACTATAACAAAGAGTTTAACGGTACTCTTAGAAACATGTGGATATACAGTGACCTCGTCACAAACCCTAATAATATTCCCATCAACAAAGATCTATATTACGCCAAGCTATGATATTTTTCTTTGTCCTGGGGATTCTGCTCAATTATACTCCTCAATTTCTACTGGGTCTACGGCTTCCGCCTCTTATCGCTGGTATAAAGACAATGTACCTTTAAATGTCACCACCTCTAACATAACCGTTTCTAGTGGCGGTACCTATCGTTTACAAGTAACTGATATTAATGGATGTATTACTTATTCAGATGATATTTATGTAACGGAATCATGCCCAGAATTAGTGCCTGGTGGTTGTACCATTTCTCCTACTCCTACTATAACAGTAGCGCCTCGTTGGGCTAGTTGTAATGAAATGAGAGCTGATTTAACATACACTGGAAATCCTACCTACTTTAATTGGAAGGGATTAAGTCGTTATTTAAAATTAGATCCTGCTACACAAAATACGCCAAATGCCCGTTTTACAACCGATGTACCAGGTTTACATCGAGGGTCTGTAAACATTGGATATGGCGACTGTAAAACAACGCGATACTTTAATATTGTTAAAAACTACAAAGCCGAAATGGATATTACCATTGCATGTGGAGCCAATAACAACTATAATGTAACATTAAGAAATAAATCTAAAATATTTGATATTCAACTAGGTGACATTACTTTTAATTATACAGGTGGTCCAAACAACAGAAATGTATCAAATAATACGGGCGCAAGTTATACGGATACGAATGTAGCCCCTGGTGGTACCTACTATTATACGTTAAAACTCAGCTCACCCGGAAAACCAGATTGTTCTGTGGTAGTATCAGTAACCATACCTCCAACACCAAATGTTGTTTTACCACCTGATCCAACGGTTTATTGTACGGATGATGTAATCACACTTAGTGCACCTGACTATACCCCAAGTTCACAGTACAGATGGTTCTTCAATGGTACCAGTTATACAACGAGAGAAAAAGACATTGAACTACAATTTCCTGCACCAGGAGATAATCGTATTTACCTAGAAGTAACCAATCGATATGGTTGTACGTATCGATCCAATACCATTATCCTAAAAACCCATCAAGCTGATTTTAGAAGGGGAGATATCAATCCCAATCCAGCTGATTTTTGTGTGGTCAATGGTGTACCTTTAAGTTTTACACTTACTGAATTTTATAATTCTACCTTAACGGATATTATTTGGATGCGCGACGATCAAGAGGTAGGAACGGGTATGACCTATCAACCATTGCGCAGTGGTAGCTATTGGCCTGTACTCATTGACCAATTTGGCTGTAAGAGTTATGAGATGTCGTTATTCTCTAAAAACTACAAGTTACGCCAATTGCCTTTTGTGATGATTAGTGGCAAAACGACCGTTTGCTTTGGGGAGAGTTTGACATTAACTGGAATAACAACGGATGATAATTTGGAGTACCGCTGGGAAGGTACACAAGTGCCTGCCAACTTAAGCAATTGGTCTACCCTTGAAGGAAACAAAAGGTTAAACATTTCCACTTTAACACCAGGCACCTATGAATACACCTTTTATACCCGTGTAACCCATGATGCATCGTGTGAAAATAGTGAAACCATCACGGTTAATGTATACCCAGAAGTCCCTCGTCCAACCATTAGCTATACTGTAGTTAATTGCCAACCTTATACCCTTCGTTTAACCGCAATTGGACCTAATCAAGGCATGTACAATTGGAGCAACGGAATGAGTGGAAAAACCATAGAAGTACACCACGGGGGAGCCTATAGCGTAACCTATACTACGATAGAAGGGTGCAGTGCAACTGGTTCAATACAAGCACCTCACAACCCAGAACGTTCACTTTGGGTAGTTCCTCAAGGATGCTATACCGTGTGTAATGCCTATTTATTAGGTCCTTTAGGTCAATATCAACGCTATGAATGGCAGCTAAATGGAAACACAACACAAAGTGGAAGTAACGGTTTTATCCCTAATCAACCGATACAAAATGGAGGGGCTTATCAGCTCTTTATTACTCAACAAGGTTGTACCTATGGCAGTGCTATACCAACAATTACCTTTAATCCGATAGCCTGTCCACAACAAGAATGTCCATGGAAAGTCACGATAGAAACCATAGATAAATTCCCTGGGGGATTGCGTTATTTTGTGCGCATTGACAATCATTCAGGATCTGCACAAACCATCCACTTAAGCAGTGTTAATGGCTACGGAACCTTTGCTCCTGCTACCCATGCCATTGGTATAGGAACGACCACTTTTGTTGTAGATTTTTACATCAATGGTACCTACACCCCAGGTGTTATGGATCAATTTATTATCAGTGGAGCCAATTGTATGTATACCGTAAAACTGAGATTAGATGAAACTGAAAGAGGTTCCTATGCTCTGGAGGCCCCCTCTTTACTCCTTTCTCCAAATCCAACAAGAGACGTAACTACTGCGGTCTACAATATTGGAACGTCCCATGAAAACGCTCAATATTTGGTTGTGTATGATTTGCTGGGAGTACAGCGATACAAACAGAAAATTAAAGAACAACAAGCGGAAGTAGTCGTAGCAATTGGTCATTTAGCCCAAGGCACCTATTTGATCAGTTTAGAAGCCGATGGAAAACGAATCGCTACAGAAAAATTAATTAAAAAATAA